In a genomic window of Methanobrevibacter arboriphilus JCM 13429 = DSM 1125:
- a CDS encoding DNA-3-methyladenine glycosylase I, giving the protein MSENGDENSNKELIDNKRCGWVGLDPLYIKYHDEEWGKEVTDDHKIFEFVVLESAQAGLSWITILKRREGYKNAFKGFNPEKVAKMTEKDVECLLQDSGIIRHRGKIEATITNAQHFLEIQKEFGSFSNYLRTFLPEGKPINNHWKTLSEVPSSTPLSETIAKDMKKHGFKFFGPVICYAFLQAIGYVNDHLEECPFKYTD; this is encoded by the coding sequence ATGTCAGAAAATGGTGATGAAAACTCTAATAAAGAACTAATAGATAACAAACGTTGTGGATGGGTTGGATTGGACCCTCTTTATATCAAATATCATGATGAGGAATGGGGAAAAGAAGTTACAGATGATCATAAAATTTTTGAATTTGTAGTTTTGGAGAGTGCACAAGCAGGTTTAAGTTGGATAACAATTCTTAAAAGACGAGAGGGTTATAAAAATGCTTTTAAAGGGTTTAATCCTGAAAAAGTTGCTAAAATGACTGAAAAAGATGTGGAATGTTTGCTGCAAGATAGTGGAATTATTCGGCACCGTGGGAAGATAGAAGCTACAATTACTAATGCTCAACATTTTTTGGAAATACAAAAAGAATTTGGTAGCTTTTCTAATTATTTGAGAACATTTCTACCAGAAGGAAAACCCATTAATAATCATTGGAAAACATTAAGTGAAGTTCCTAGTTCAACACCTTTATCTGAAACTATTGCTAAAGATATGAAAAAGCATGGCTTCAAATTCTTTGGTCCAGTGATTTGTTATGCTTTTTTACAGGCAATTGGTTATGTAAATGATCATCTAGAAGAATGCCCATTTAAATATACTGATTAA
- a CDS encoding DUF5906 domain-containing protein, giving the protein MDLLLDNNRKIAIGDVILSKGKDIENFNVYLLYIPSKEYWVIIQGDFGIKTFSVEYSNPPILLEGSNDFENDSLYFLLNDKITDFIKDNFDIDKIPDFFDIVLDIVNIIEGISSNNTSNFPEGSLIYNLIEDAREIFTLSEFDLLIEKIRNNYKNRKNISKSNMILAKLLSNKENVILRKDYGTIYKLDEKSNGYKFLSIDDLKRVVDKLIGDKEYVNINDINTALSHIGNRLSPRYDFVRFKNGIYDIKKMKFIKKSNKPVFTLTEVNHKYRPDFKGKTVIDDYLKSSLNRRSSKLTNDYIKGLKEIIGYLFTSGNEEEILIFIVGIGGSGKSLLVNILSLIFGSHKIADLKIRDMNTSHGTSSLVGKQINIVRDSDDTLVENMAILKQLSGNDDLQVNPKNRPHTIIPNKEVSKIIVMANEIPAFKKLDDAFIDRLVFIEFLHKFRGTKKEDKSLLSLISNDSNAIEKLIFESLEAYKAKKRVGKDFILKKSLNETKILLKKHSNPLNYLIAKLILDFDINSTEKIYVEDLRVLLKRLANVEGIELSYNCDGDIDGRLISKAIKSTFDLEDFKINNKSYGTKIDSKKTKRYYPFLCKNQILWEGLISD; this is encoded by the coding sequence ATGGATTTATTATTAGATAATAATCGAAAAATTGCTATTGGAGATGTTATTCTTTCTAAAGGTAAAGATATTGAAAATTTTAATGTTTATCTACTTTATATTCCTTCTAAAGAATATTGGGTTATTATTCAAGGGGATTTTGGGATTAAAACTTTTTCTGTTGAATATTCTAATCCTCCTATTTTACTTGAAGGGTCTAATGATTTTGAAAATGATTCATTGTATTTTTTATTAAATGATAAGATTACAGATTTTATAAAAGATAATTTTGATATTGATAAGATTCCTGATTTTTTTGACATAGTTCTTGATATTGTTAATATCATAGAGGGTATTAGTTCTAATAATACTTCTAATTTTCCTGAAGGTAGTCTTATTTATAATCTTATTGAGGATGCTAGGGAAATATTTACTCTATCTGAATTTGATCTTTTAATTGAAAAAATTAGAAATAATTATAAAAATCGGAAAAATATTTCTAAGAGTAATATGATTCTTGCTAAACTATTAAGTAATAAAGAAAATGTTATTTTGAGAAAAGATTATGGGACAATTTATAAATTAGATGAAAAATCTAATGGTTATAAATTTCTGAGTATCGATGATTTAAAGAGGGTTGTTGATAAGTTGATAGGTGATAAGGAATATGTTAATATAAATGATATTAATACTGCTTTATCTCATATTGGTAATAGACTAAGTCCTCGATATGACTTTGTTCGCTTTAAAAATGGAATATATGATATAAAAAAGATGAAGTTTATTAAAAAATCTAATAAACCAGTTTTCACATTAACAGAAGTTAATCATAAATATAGGCCTGATTTTAAGGGTAAAACTGTAATTGATGATTATTTGAAGAGTTCTTTAAATCGTAGGTCTTCTAAATTAACTAATGATTATATTAAAGGTCTTAAAGAGATTATTGGTTATTTGTTTACTAGTGGTAATGAAGAAGAGATTTTGATTTTTATAGTTGGTATTGGTGGTTCTGGAAAAAGTCTTTTAGTTAATATTTTATCATTGATTTTTGGTAGTCATAAAATTGCAGATCTTAAAATTAGGGATATGAATACTTCTCATGGTACATCTTCTTTAGTAGGTAAACAAATTAACATAGTTCGTGACTCAGATGATACATTGGTTGAAAATATGGCAATATTGAAACAATTATCTGGAAATGATGATTTACAAGTTAATCCTAAAAATAGACCTCATACTATTATTCCTAATAAAGAAGTATCTAAAATCATTGTAATGGCTAATGAAATCCCTGCTTTTAAAAAGCTTGATGATGCTTTTATTGATAGACTGGTTTTCATTGAATTTTTACATAAGTTTAGAGGAACAAAAAAAGAAGATAAAAGCTTATTATCTTTAATATCTAATGATAGCAATGCTATTGAAAAACTAATTTTTGAATCTCTTGAGGCTTATAAAGCTAAAAAACGTGTTGGTAAGGATTTTATACTTAAGAAAAGTTTGAATGAAACTAAAATATTACTTAAAAAGCATTCTAATCCTTTAAATTATTTAATAGCTAAGTTAATTTTGGATTTTGATATAAATTCCACTGAGAAGATTTATGTTGAAGATTTAAGAGTTTTATTAAAAAGATTAGCTAATGTTGAAGGAATTGAGCTATCTTATAATTGTGATGGTGATATTGATGGTAGGTTGATTTCTAAAGCAATTAAATCAACTTTTGATTTAGAAGATTTTAAAATAAATAATAAATCTTATGGTACAAAGATTGATTCTAAGAAAACTAAGAGATACTATCCTTTTTTATGTAAAAATCAAATATTATGGGAGGGTTTAATTAGTGATTAG